In Marmota flaviventris isolate mMarFla1 chromosome 19, mMarFla1.hap1, whole genome shotgun sequence, the DNA window TTGTCAGAGAGGAGCTCCAAAGTTTGGGGCAGAAAGGATCGCGCCCTTCCTGCTCTAAGCCTGTGCCTCAGTCAGCGTCACGACATCCCTATTCCAAAATCAACCCCTGACACCATTCTATTGCCTgaacattttattccttttttaagaggaggaaactgattcagagaagttaagtctTAACTTGGTTGTGGTTGCAGAGCTAAAAATTTGGAATTCAGAAAAGCTGTGTTCTCagttctaggtttttttttttttttcctcaactgCTTCTGGAACTCAcattgttataaagattaaaaagacCAGCACTCTCCAAACTGGCATTAAAACTCCTCTGCTTCCCTAGTCTTTTGCTGCAGGAAGAGGTAACTATTGATCTTTAAACAGTCTTTCCAGTCCCCTTGCCTTTATACATCATGCTGTCCTTAGTGTCATCTTCTACTGACCTTGTTTTCACTTGCTTTACTTCAGATTTTGTTTTCCTGAGTTGAATGAGGCCAAGAAGAGAAATGACTCAAAGTTTTGAAGAGTTATAGagatggttttggtttttttggcaggggggggACGACAGGGAGtactgaggatcagacccagggacatacacgttaggcaagtgctttcccaCTGGGTAACACTTCCAGCccaggtttggtttggttttggataAGCAGACAGAAGGGAGGGACTAAGTTTTTAAATTCCTAGAAGGTGGTAGATATCCAGTCAGTGCTACGTAGATCACTGTCGGAATTTTGTAGGATCAGGGAGATCAGAAAGGTCAAGACTTTTTTCTTGAGGGAAGCTTGGAATGGAAAGGATCTGCGCCAGAAAAGGGTGGGAGTGAGGAGGTTGCAAGAAATATGTGAAGTGGCAGGACTACTCAGTTCCGTAGTTATGGCTAAGATCTGCAGCAGCTAGGAACTGGTCTAGTTTCTGCTACACCCAAGACTGGGTAATAGGACAGGATTCACAGCATGGCCTAGGGCTGAATGTGGGGCCCTCATTATGGCTTCTTGGAATGCAGCAGCTCAGTTCTTAACCTGGAACCTGAGCTCTGTagtttattttgtgtgtatttgcaCCAAGGCGCGGGTATGTGGGAGATTCCAGGTTTTTCAAGGCATTCTGTGGTCCAGAGAGGCTTAAGAAGCTATTTCTAAACCCATCTCCTattaaaatgaggaaatagagCTCGATAGCATTGATTAGGAGATGGACATTAGATGTGTCCAACAATGCATCAAGATAAGCATAAATTGGGAATCTCAGGACCCATTTTCATAGTGGTGGCTACTTTAGTCATGGGGTCTTCTGTACCCTTGAGTCCAAGACTGTAGCCTTATAAGATTTAAGTGGTGACACCTGTAGTCCCCAACTCTGAACCTTATCATATACTGCTAGTTAGACAGGATGGAGCCTAGAAGAAAATTTGACAAGCTCTCAGCCTTTCTCAAAGCCCTGAGTAAGTAAAAAACAGAGGAAAGCCCTACCCCAACCCCTTCTACCCTTTTCCTGCTCAGCCACCTCCCCTGGCCCACCCTGCCTTAGATGCCACAAGACACGGACAACAGACTCCCCCTTAAATAGTTGTTTATTGGCAGTGGGCTGGAAGGGGCGATGGAGTTAGCGCACACAAACACCACACACCAAAGTCACGAGGGAGGCAAGAGTGATGGGAAAGAGCCTGGAGCCCCATGTGGCCCCCTCCTGAAGAGTGTGTGTGAGCAGGGGCCTGGAGTGTTGAGGGGGCAGCCTGAGAATGCCTCAGCTTAGTAGGCATGGTTAGAGACGAAGAGGGACTCGCTGGCTGCAGCCCCGGCCTGACCACTTGGGGTGTACTTTCCTTGACAGGCGAGGCTGTTGGCCTAAGAGGGGAGAGGAGCCAGTGTGAGAAGGTCTCTTCTCAGAGTCCCTCCCATCCACCCAGACACACCCTGCCACCATCTGCCCCTGCCTTACCAGGGCTCGCTTGATGTACTCCTCCTGGGCGGTCTTCATGTTCTCCTTCTTCCCACCCCAGGCCTTCAGAGCAGAGGCCTGCAAGGCTCGGCCATAGGAGAAGGTCAGAGCCCATGGCTTCAGCAGGGGACACTTGTTGATGGCATTGAGATTGATAGATGCCTCCTCCTCACTCTGTCCTCCAGACAGAAAGGTGATTCCTGTAGAACAAGGGCCAAAATAGGGGTGGGGCTTTAGCCAGAGACCCAGGAAACAGGAAGAAGCCCTTAGACACTGCCCTGGAAAGCAGACCAGTTGGGCTCCAGGGTTGTAGGCACAGTTCATCTACCTCCGGGAGGCCAAGACAAGGGAGGTAGGCCTCACCAGGGACGGCAGGGGGCACTGTGCGACGCAGTGCTGTGACAGTTGCCATGGCAATCTCTTCATGGGAGTACTTCTGGGTGCAGGCATGGCCTGGGGTGACCATGTTGGGCTTCAGCAAGGTGCCTTCCAGGTAAATGTGGTGGTCACTCAGAGCCTTGTAGACAGCAGCCAGAACCTAGAAGAGGGCAAAGTCAAAGTGGACGGGTAGGGTGTGAGCCCAAGGTTTGGGCTCAGCTGCCCATTCCACCACACCATCCCGGCAGAACAGACAGGCAACCTACCTTCTCAGTTACATACTGACAGCGCTTTAAGTCATGGTCCCCATCAGGAAGGATCTCAGGTTCCACAATGGGCACGATGCCATTCTGTCAGGGGAGGGACAGAGTAGCCACAAGGCCTTATCACCTAGAACCCCACCCATAGGTCCTCACAGCCATTGGCCAGGATCTTATCTTGATGATAGGAATGCATGGCATCAAAGCCCTCAGTGGATTACTGCTGACAGGCATCTCAGATCCACCCAGGCAATCCCTATTCTGCCCCTCTGCCTTACAGCATGTCCTCCCAGGGACCAGCCTCATGTTCAGTGCATAATGGGAACAGCAGCTTTGGGGGAGGTAGGTATCCTGGCAGATGGGGGGCAAGCTAGCCCATACTGGGACCAAATGAGGTGGGAGGTGGCCTTTTGGGGACCTGCAGTCCCACCTGCTGGCAGATGCTGGCATAACGGGCCAGAACATTGGCATTTTCCATGATGGCAAGAGATGAGGGGGTGTGTTCCCCAATCTTCAGCACACAGCGCCACTTGGCAAAGTCAGCTCCATCCTTCTTATACTGGGCACAGCGCTCAGACAGCCCATCCAGCCCTGAAGAGAAAACGAAGGAGTCAGAGcatggtgggggagggagggatgcaTCTCCACTCGCTGGCTGGCAGGGGAAAGATCCAAACAGTTCTCACCTTGGGTGGTGGTCTCGCCGTTGGTTCCCGCCAGGGGCACCACACCCTTGTCTACCTGTTGGGGTGGATGAGGGTAATGATCTCTAGtatcttttcctcctccctcaaccCCAACCTCACTTAATCTCTCACCGACCTCTCCAAGCTTGCCCATATTTTTACTTAGTTATAGTACCCAGACCTGTGAGGTGTGatacattggaatattattcCACAAGAATATTAACTGGATTGGGTGTCAGGACACCTGGGCTCTACCACTCACTAATGCCGAGCAAATGATTTTACCTCCCTGAACTTCTGGCTTTTCACCTGTAAGTGGGAAAATGCCTTGCTCTTAGAATTATAAGGATTAAGaatgccagggctggggttgtggctcagcggtagagcactcgcctagcacatgcgaggccctgggttcgattctcagcaccacataaaaataaacagtacaactaaaaaaaaaaaaaaaaaaacattaaaaaaaaactccacctGCGGCTATAGTatctgcctagcatgcaggaaactatgggtttgatccccagcaccacacaaacaaGTCTGAGTACACCATAAAGTCTGTAACCAAGGCTCCACCCTAGTCTTTAGACCCCCAACTCAGTATTCATCTCCTGCCCTATTAATCTGGATTCCTTTCCCTCACATTAATTTCCAAACTTAAATCCTGAGGCCCTGCTCCCTCACCTTGATGCCCACGACACCACCCTTGGATTTGATGACTTGGGGGAAGGAACGCCCATCATCCGCCTTCTGGTAGAGTGTCTCATGGAAGAGGATGACACCCCCAATGCAGGGATTCACACGGTCATCAGCAGTCAGCAGCAGCTGGCGGTAGAAGCGCCGATTCTCCTCGGTGTTCTCAGTGCCAATGGACTGCAGCCGCTTGGCAATGCTTCCTGGAAGGGAGCATCACATGGAAGAATAAAGAGATTGACCTGTCACTTCCAACCCTGGGCCTCCTCCCACTCTTGTCTTGGGCCAGCACCGTACCAGTGGACTCATCTGCTGCCAGGATGCCCTTGCCCGGAGCCACAATGCGGCGAGCTATCTCAGACAGCTCCTTCTTCTGCTCTGGGGTCAGTGCTGGGTATTGGTAGGGCATGGTGCTGGTGGTAGCAGGTTCCTGGGTAAAGGGAGACAGATGGTGGTAGAGTAGTTAGCTGGGACTTCTCATGGTCGCCCAGTGAACCAGGCCCCTTTCTTGGAAGTCAGGGGAATCGATCCCTACCCTCCCCTGCCCCACACCCTGGCAGGTCCTGGGGCACTTCCTGTCCCCAACTCTCCCCTACACCCGACTTCCCTATACTAGGCCTGCCTCCTCCTGTACCTTTCCTAACTCTGTCTGTTGCTGGGTTTGCTCCTGAGTTTGTTGCTGGGTGTTTCCCAGCTGAGAGTGGGGTTGCCCACTGGCAACTGGGGGAAAGGAAAAAGCCATAGCCAGGGACAGGCAGGTCATGTTGAAGCCGGACCCTTCTGGCTTGCGCCTTGCCATGGGGTCACCTTGCCTAGAAACAAAACCGAACCGaagtattttagaatttaaaggTCATGAGTAGGGCAGAGGGCCCCAAATCTCATGTGAAAGGTCCCAGAGAAGGTAAAGATCTGTGCATCCAGCCACACcacaacgggggggggggggggggggggccgcaGGTCTGAGATTAGAACCCAGATCTCCTGACTGCTATTAGGGTGTTCCTTCCAATCCGCCCAAGATCCCAGGGCTGGCCCAGGCTCCAAGGCTTCAAGGACATCCCAAGGTCAGGCTTCTCCCCCCAGGGTGAGGGGAGGGTGTAAGGAAAAAAGTAGGAGGCAATTGAAAGCCCAGGAAAGGGCAGCCCAGCAAGCCCAGTCGGAGGTGGAGGGAAGGGTAAGGTTCGCCCGTGCTCACTGCTCATACAGGGAAAGAGAATGTTGAGGGGAGGCAAGCGCCCCACCCCTTCCCTGAAAAATGCTCCTATCTGTTTGCACGGCTGCAGCTGTTCCAGGCTCAGAATCAAGATCACAAGGAAAGATAGGGAAAGTGTTAATGGGTCATCAGGCCCAGCTGAGGGGTTTCCCCCCAGTACGAGGGGCTCAGGGTCTCCAAGGGCAGGAATCACCCGCCACCCAGTTGTGCAAATCCTGAGGCAAGTATAAGCTGCGTCCTCCCCTCTTTGCCTTTCGGGATCTCTATCGAGGCAAAGGGACCCTACGACTTTGTACCGGGGGTCCCTGCAAAGATAGGGATTGGGGTAATGGTCCTTCATCTCGTCCTGCTTCCTCCCCCGCCATGACTCAGCGTGGTGCTGCTGCGTTGCGCAGCTGACCGAGGGAGCTAGAGCTGGAGAGGGTTGGGGAGTAGCGGCCTGAGAGCAAGTCTGTGGGGTGGTAGTGGGAAGATTACTGGCCACAGTCCCGGGTGGGGGCTCCGCGAAGGCGCCCGACCCGCCACTGCCCCCAGGATCCTTCTCCATGGTTCCAGACCCTCGCACGTGGCTAGGGGCGCTCACCTGGCACAGAAGGGGGCGGGTTTGTGGGGTGCGGCGGCGGAGGGCGATGGGCTGGCGGGTGGACTGAGATGCGAACGCTGCAGTCGTCACCGGAACCGGGTTCTGCGGCGCGTTCCGAGAGGAACGAAGCCTATTCAGATCCCGAGGGGGTGGCGCAGGGGGCGGGCAGGAGGAGGCGACTCTGATCTTTTAAAGACACCGCTCCGCCCTCCGCtgggtttttttcctttaccGGGGACTGGAGGCGTCCAATTGCAGGCGAGTGACAGTGCGCAAGGCCGCCCAGAAAGGCGAAGCTAGGAGGCGGCTCTTGGGAGGGGACAAGGCAGCGAGAATACgatccctcccccatccccccagGACGTGACTCTGGCCACATCCCGCGGGTCGCCAGGGCCCTCCCCTCCCTTGTACTTCCCCCCCATTCAGTCTGGCGCGCTCTGGAGTGCAGTGACTCAGCCGGAATTTTGGCACGGGATGAGATGgggatggggaggtgggggaaaagcgatagaaaaatcaaaagatacGAAGGCTGGCCTCTCCTCCCAGGTACCATCCCCGCGCCAGGGCAGCCCCAGCTTTCGGCCAGCGTGGTTGCATCGCATGTCACATCATAACCAAATCAAGAGGTAGGGCGTCTGCCTGCCTCGCCCGTGGGCTGTCCTGCTCAGTGGCGGAGCCGATCCCTCCCAGTCCCTAACTCAGGCGCAAGAGAGGCGGAGAGAAGGGCAGCGAACGGAAGCACTGGGAACGGAAGAGAGCGGCCTGGGCTTGCAGAGAGCCTGGGCTTGCAGAGAGCCGTAGCGAGGCCTTCCCCTAGGTGTGGGGTCCCGCCCTGGCAAGGGGTTCCCGCGTCAGCTTAGAGTCGGGCTCCGGGCCGGGAAGGCCAGCCTGGCCTGCTCTGGCACATGCGCTTTCCGCCCGCTGCTGGTGCAGACTTGAAAACCAGACTGTGCGGAAACTAACCGGCTAGGACTTGGCCTAAACAAGTGTCCCTGCGAAACGGCTTCCCTGAACCTGAATTCCTTCTCCAATACAAAATCCACCCCAGCGCTGATCCACAGATTTCCGATTTCCGCGCTCCCAGATATTTACTGAGCTTCCCGAATCCATCCCCCATTCCGACCCCTTcggcccacccccaccctgcagaGTTCGGCTAGCTGCCCACCTGCTGCGAGGCTGAAAGGGAGGCGCAGGCAGAGCGTGGTCGGCGGCGAGAGAGCCAGGACACTGGGTTATAAGGCAGCTCctgccctccccccacacacaaatgtCCCCGACCTTCTCGGTAACCCTTGCCCTTTCGCCGCCACGAATCCCCTGCAAAGGACCTATATTTAGGGAAACCTGAAGCCCCTGACATTCAAGCCAGCATGGGGCCCTCcatgggggaaggaggaggaagcctTGGGTCTGCCCTAGGGGGAGAGGGGTCCCCTCCCACTCACCGGTACTTCAGAGGAAATTTCTTCCTTGGAGACCTAGACTGAAGCTCTTGGTTGTCAAGAGAAAATCAATCTTAGACCCGAGGTCTGTGGGGAGGGAAAGGAGTACAGGCAGTTAGATGGGGTGGCCACCCTGCCTCCTCCCATGCCTCCTTCTCTGATTCCCTCCTCCTGGTGACTCTGGGACTcatggtggcttttttttttttttttttttttttaaagagggagagcAGATGCAGGCAAATACTCACCTCCTAAAATAACCAAGAGTCCATGAACAGGGTGTGGTTGGGCACCCCTAAATCCTGAAACTCAAGGCCAGCTGAGTCCCACCCATCATGCAGTCTGTGGTGAGCAATGCTCCCCGCATCCTCCAAATCAAATACAATAGTTTActtggggagggaaagaggggcagcctctctccctcccaccctccaaaGGAGCTGCAGTCCAGCTGCCCAAGGGCTCTCTGAGCCCTGCCTTGCAGGGAACCCAGCCCTCCAGTTGCCAGAGTGGTGAGCCATTTGTGGTTCCAATGGCCTGGAGAAAAAGTGTCTTGGGGGCCCTGAGGGAGGGGAGCATGTGGGCCCTGGTGGCTGGCTGCTCCCCAAAGGGCAGGGATCCTGGGTCCTCATCGGAGCTTGATCTCAAAGCAGAGACAGTTGAGGCTCTGGCAGTCTGGAAGTTGGCAGGCACAGGCACAGTCGCAGAGCGGGCAGCAGCGGGGGCACTGAGGAGCCCAACCCTAAGGAGAGGAGAGAGTGGTGAGGGAGGACCAGAGCCGCAGTCTGTTTCCCTCCAAGGGGAGAAGGGAACAGAGGGGCTGTGGAAGTCGCAACTGCTAGTGGTATAGAGAGTACCAtccaccctgtaatcccagagatcaggaggctgagacaggagaatcgtgagttcaaagccagcctcagctaaagggaggtgctaagcaactcagtgagactggtctttaaataaatataaaatagggctggggatgcggctcaatgTTCGAgttccctgaattcaatccccagtgccaaaaaaagtaCCATCCACCATTCCTGAGAACAAAGCTATTCCCTGTGCTACTGGGAAATCAGCAATGAGGCAGTGTTCTAGCATTTCAGCTCAGGAGCTGGAGCCATTACTTAGGGGTTCTCTCCTTCTTCCCATTGCTTACATAAGGAGGCTGAGCACCAGTGGGTCCTTGGTCTATGCTAGAATTGAGGTGTCCCAGTGAAGATGGTTCTGCTACAACCTCATGGCCTTGTGCAATTGAGAGGCGATAGGAAGAGAAAGCATGTGTGTTTTTCTGTCTATCATGAAAAGAATTGCAGTGGTTATATGGACTTCTTTCTTGGCATGAGACCCAACTGCAGGATGTCATTCATTGTTGAGCCCAACTTTGTGTAGGGCACAGACTACATtcatgaatgatttttaaaactttgttttctttgaaaaatgacaatttcaattttttaaaatttaagattgtATCTTTTAATTATCACAGTCCTGAAGAGTGGGCctctttataaaaaggaaatagaggctcagagaagggagTGACCTGCCCAAGAAAAACAGTAAAGCTGGGATGGACCAGGGTCAGCTAGTCTTTAGGCCTACGATGCCCCAGTCCCCACTATCTCCCAGGACTAGGCATGTCAACTTCATTCTGGGGTACAAAGGCAGGCCAGTTTTTCTCCTGTCCTCCACTGGGCCAGTGTAGGGAACTTGGCAGGTGTCCAACATGCagaaaaatgttgaatgaatggatgaatctaaacacttcatttttccctctttAGGCAAAAATAAGAGGGCTTCTAGGCTCCAGGAAAACAAGGTCTGTTGGTCAGGGAAAAGGAACATCATGTCCTAACAGATAGGGAGATCTGACCCCTCCACTTACTGCTCCTCTGCCTGGGACAAGGATGATCTGCAACTGCCCCAGGCATGGACTGGAGGCAGGCCAAATGGCTGCAGTGGGACACACCCAGGATGGCTGTGTGACAGAAGATTGGCTCCTTGAGGAGTAACAGTCACAGTTGCACTGTTCAATCAGAGACCGGGCCAAGCCAGGAATAGGGGAATGACCTTTTCAACAGCTGAGGTTTCGGGGTGCGGTGTCAGATGACTGGTGAGATCAGTGTCGCTAGGGTTCCAGCAAGGGGAGGGGATTTGCCAATGGCAGGCAGAGGGGTCTGAATTGGGCTGTGCTAATGTCTACAGAGGGAGCGGGCTAGAGGTGTCACGGTGGAAGGGAGAAAtggtttttgtgtgtttatgAGGGTGTGGTTTGGGGGTGTCTCTGGGGAGTCCCAGTTTGGGGATGAAGTTGGCTCTGTGGGTTTTGAGGACCACACCATCATTCTGTACACAGAGCTGGTGGCTGAGAGCAACTACACTGCCCTTACCTCAGAAACAGGGTATTAAAAGTATTTCTTGGCTCTGTGCACCGAAGGGTTTAGATCCAGTCATTAATAACTGGCTAATGGGTTTCTTGACTCTCACAAGCAGCCATGTGGCTTCTGGAAGGAATCTGCTGTTTAAGTACATTAAACAAGGACTCCACAAGACTTTTAACCCTTGCATTTCTAGAACTAGGCTCTTTCACTTTGGAATTTCCCTTGGTCTTCGTGAGGACCAGTCATCATTTTACAGGTTACAGTTCAGGCTCGAAATTCAGAAAGGCCCAGGCTTCAATCTCAGCTTGGCTAATTCAtgttctgaacctcagtttctccatctctaAAATCAATACAGCACCTGCTTCACAGGGTCACTTGGAGAGTCAGTGGGAAGCACTGAGCCCATACTTGATAGGAGCA includes these proteins:
- the Aldoa gene encoding fructose-bisphosphate aldolase A codes for the protein MPYQYPALTPEQKKELSEIARRIVAPGKGILAADESTGSIAKRLQSIGTENTEENRRFYRQLLLTADDRVNPCIGGVILFHETLYQKADDGRSFPQVIKSKGGVVGIKVDKGVVPLAGTNGETTTQGLDGLSERCAQYKKDGADFAKWRCVLKIGEHTPSSLAIMENANVLARYASICQQNGIVPIVEPEILPDGDHDLKRCQYVTEKVLAAVYKALSDHHIYLEGTLLKPNMVTPGHACTQKYSHEEIAMATVTALRRTVPPAVPGITFLSGGQSEEEASINLNAINKCPLLKPWALTFSYGRALQASALKAWGGKKENMKTAQEEYIKRALANSLACQGKYTPSGQAGAAASESLFVSNHAY